The proteins below are encoded in one region of Pseudophryne corroboree isolate aPseCor3 chromosome 8, aPseCor3.hap2, whole genome shotgun sequence:
- the BRD3OS gene encoding putative uncharacterized protein BRD3OS, with protein MSSGQAPLAEKAMSEGYARLRYRDTSLLIWQQQQQKLETASPGTYLNRSQSMWYSQYGNQSILVRDKNSISRDTGQSKFCSLM; from the coding sequence ATGAGTAGCGGGCAGGCGCCATTGGCCGAGAAGGCCATGTCGGAGGGATACGCTAGACTCCGGTACAGGGACACCTCTCTGCttatctggcagcagcagcagcagaagctcgAGACCGCCTCCCCTGGCACCTACCTGAACCGCAGCCAGAGCATGTGGTACTCCCAGTACGGCAATCAGTCCATCTTAGTCCGCGATAAAAACAGTATTTCCAGAGACACCGGCCAATCAAAGTTCTGCTCCCTGATGTGA